The Mucilaginibacter terrae region CGCAGCACAGGGTTACGCCGCAGGTTTGGCAGGTGCGCAGGTGCAGCCAGGTGCCGTTTTGTTTAACACATTCTTCGCATACGTACTGGTCGCCAATTTTAACTTCGGTAATGGCGGTGAGGTGTTCGCACAGGGTTTCTTCGGCCATGGCAGGTAATTAGTTATCGTCCTTAAAGTTAAATAATTTTTTGCGACCTAAATCATACGTCAGTCTGAAAGCTTGCTGGCTATCGCCCAGTTGCCCCGGCGATTGGTGCAGGCTCAATATAAACTGGCCTTTAATATGCTTAAACAAAAACGGCGTGTAAATAATGTCGAGACGGTTATAGATCTTTTTGCGGTAAAAAGCATCGCCATAGGTAACGTCGTGGCCCTGGCCTTTGTAAAATTCATCAAAAAACGCAATACGGTGGTAGCTGGCATATATGCTGGCCACGACACCCAGTGGCTTGCGGAAACCGTTCACGCTACGTACACGCTCCAGTGAGAGCATACCGCCGGCCTCAACCGAAAGCGAATCGAACATGGTTTTTTTACCAAAATTGTAGCCTAAGCGTATCTGTGCCGCACCGTTATCGCGTATATGATCGCCGGGTATTGACACCGCCGGACCGGCATCATGCAGCAACATAAAGTAGTGCGACAGGTAAAATGGCCCAAATGGATCAGGCAGGTATTTACCGGCTAAACCGAACAGGAATTGCTCGCGGTCGGTATTGGTTTGGCGGCTGGTCCAGTCGAGCCACAAGGTTTCGTAGCCGTACTCGGTTTGGTAACGGGTAGCCAGGCCCTCTATGTTGGGGCGGTAATACATCAGCGTATCGTTAAGTATGGCACGCGGGTAGCTACTCAATATCTCTTTACGCGGAAACATACCGGCATTGAACAGCCATTTGTGACTCTCGAACTTGTAATAAGCCACCGGATCGACCCGTAAAAAGTAAGGCTTGGCACCAAACTCATGTATACCGTTTATACCAATAACAATGTGGTTAAGGCTATCGATGTTCAACCCAAAATCAATAGCAGTACGCATTCCCGAATAGGTTCGAGAGCGTTCGGTGTAGGCTTTGTACTCGCGGTTATCTAAAAAACCCAATCCGCTTACGTTAACATCAACACTTTGCTGGGCTTGTGCAAGGCGGGCAACGAGTAAACAAAATATAAGGAAGTAAAACTTTTTTATCATAGATTTTTATTGAACGGTAAAATTAACAATGCGGCTGTTTCGGCCACCTAAAAACGGTGTAGTGCATAACGAAAATATGAGTTCATACTTGCCTTTTTTAGTTGGAGCCTTTGCCGCAAAAGTATAGTTTACTTTGTTATGCGGCGTAATCACAATATCATTAAAATTATGCGGAGCATATTCAAATATGCCATTATCGCCCTGGTAAAAACAGGCCACAAGCGTTACCTGGCTGCCTTGTTTTGGGTTAGCAAAGTTTACAAGAGTATTGTACGGATTAATAATTTGCAGATTAAATTTCATTAACTCACCCGGCCTCGCCGTTAGATCATACTTATCAGTGCGAATATCAACTTTCTGATAAGTGCGTACACTGTCAACCCAAAAGCCAAACCAAGTGTCTTTATCCGTTTTGATGCTGTCAGTTTCAGAGCCGCCTAAGCGATAAGGGGTGGTATAAAAAGCGCGCTTGTTTTGCATGCTATCTTCAATGGGCCACATATCATATTGAGTGCGGCGATAGTTGGAGGCATCGTACGAAAACCCTTTTAAGCTGTGCGTATAATAATTGTATTTAGAGGCCGATTGAAAACCCACCGGCATGATCACGTAAGCATCGCCAACCTTCTTTTTAGTTTCCTGCGCCCATTCGTCGTAACCGTAATAAGTTTCTAAAAAGGCCAGCTTTTTAACAGCTGGGATGCCGGCAATAAGCACCAGCCTGAATACGATGATAAGTGCAGTATTGGCCAGTGCCAGTTTATACAGCCATTTTGGTTGAACCGGTGCGTCCGACAAGCGGATAAGCACCAACAGTATCAGCGGTACAAAGCCTATCAGCGTCCAGTGCGGTTGCACGTTACCCTTAATGGTGTTGAACCAAAAGAAAGCAAAAATGCCTATACTGTTAAACAACAGGCAACGGGTAAAAGTACTGAGCGGCTTTTTGCCAAACCCGTAGTAAAACAAAAACCAGCCAATAAGCGGACCGGCAATTAATAATTGGCCGGGTATAAACTCAAACACACGCGCTGTGCTGAAAACATCGGCTGATGAACGCTCGAACAAATGGTAGTTTACCGATGGATAGTTATGGTTGATTTGCCATAGAATATGCGGCAGATACAACAATGCCGCTACAACCGGTATAAGATAAAAAGATGGCCTTAACAGTATTTTAGAATTAGCCAGCAAGGTAAGCAGCAACACCAAAACGCCATGATATTTACTGTACAGCAACAAGGCTATTACCACCGCCAACAGCAAGGCGTAAGCCCAGTTATTTTTTTCGAGATAGTGCTGGTATACGTAGTAAAACAAAATGGTGAATAACAGCAAAGGCACATCGGGCGTGGTTATAAAACCGTAAATATGAAAAGCCAGCAAACCCGATACCAAGGCAACAAACCAACGGGCATCAGTATTGTACCGTTTAACAATTAGCCAAAGCAGGTATACCGATACTGTGCTCGATATTACGGTAAGCAGGCGTAAACCCAGTTCGGTTTGCATAATGCTATCACCCAGGCGGATGAACAGCGCCACCATAGGCGGATGGTCATAATACCCCCAATCTAAAAAGCGCGAGTATATCCAGTAGTAAGCCTCATCTGGGTGAACGCCCAGCGTGGCAGCCTGCAGGGTGTTGAGCAACGTCCACCCGGCTAAAAAAAACAAGATGTACCGGTTAGCTTGTGCTTTACTCAGGCTGGTGTTGAACATAGTATTGGGTAGATGGGGTAAAGTTAGGCAATTGTGCGCGAAGTTTGTCAGCTTACTGCTTATCAACCGCTCATTGCCGCGGGGGCTACTACTTTTGTCTTGATACAAAAGATAGCAAAAAATCAAGTCACCTCCACAGTGCTTCGTTGTCACACATGGCCACCGCTGCAAAGCCGGGCAGCACCACGGGCTTTTTATCTTTTGCCCCACTTCGTTCGCTCTTGGGCCATTGCTTCAGCAAAATCTAAGAGGCCCTTGCCAACCGCACAGCCCATCATGTGCTGCCCCGCTTTCGCCCCGAAGCTGGGAGGTAACGAACTGCGAAAGAAATAGCCTACAAGGATAATAAGTTATATGCAAATTAAAAAGAGCGTTGGCTCGCCACAACGCCCGGCCAGGAGCTGCCTGTGGGGTGGAAGGGATCGTTGTGGATAGGCCCTTTTGTTACTTTTGGGGCTATGCCAAAATTGCGATAGCAATCATCCACACCCAAAACAAACAAAACGTGGAGAACTTTAGCCCCCGCGGCAATGAGCGGTAGATAATCGATAAGCTAACCAAGAAACAAATAACCTACTTCCCAAACATTTCTTCAATAGCCTTGGTCCTGTACTTAAATATCTGCTCAATTTTTTTCTCAACCAATACCTTGTTGGCAAACAAACCTACAGGGCCATACCCAATGGCGTAATTTAAAATATCGGTCATGAGTACACCGCCTTCAACCTGTTTAAAATGGTGC contains the following coding sequences:
- a CDS encoding UBP-type zinc finger domain-containing protein — encoded protein: MAEETLCEHLTAITEVKIGDQYVCEECVKQNGTWLHLRTCQTCGVTLCCDSSPQKHMTKHHHRSGHPVMASAEPGERWLWCYNDEMVREY
- a CDS encoding ArnT family glycosyltransferase codes for the protein MFNTSLSKAQANRYILFFLAGWTLLNTLQAATLGVHPDEAYYWIYSRFLDWGYYDHPPMVALFIRLGDSIMQTELGLRLLTVISSTVSVYLLWLIVKRYNTDARWFVALVSGLLAFHIYGFITTPDVPLLLFTILFYYVYQHYLEKNNWAYALLLAVVIALLLYSKYHGVLVLLLTLLANSKILLRPSFYLIPVVAALLYLPHILWQINHNYPSVNYHLFERSSADVFSTARVFEFIPGQLLIAGPLIGWFLFYYGFGKKPLSTFTRCLLFNSIGIFAFFWFNTIKGNVQPHWTLIGFVPLILLVLIRLSDAPVQPKWLYKLALANTALIIVFRLVLIAGIPAVKKLAFLETYYGYDEWAQETKKKVGDAYVIMPVGFQSASKYNYYTHSLKGFSYDASNYRRTQYDMWPIEDSMQNKRAFYTTPYRLGGSETDSIKTDKDTWFGFWVDSVRTYQKVDIRTDKYDLTARPGELMKFNLQIINPYNTLVNFANPKQGSQVTLVACFYQGDNGIFEYAPHNFNDIVITPHNKVNYTFAAKAPTKKGKYELIFSLCTTPFLGGRNSRIVNFTVQ